One genomic window of Agrobacterium tumefaciens includes the following:
- a CDS encoding TonB-dependent receptor, which produces MKMGRSNYFATGYGGVAGRPNLKWFRLSRRLTILTFLSCTPIHSTLFAQDRTADDTSTVLETIVITAGGYEQDIKRAPASVSVISEDQLKKKAIADISEAIRTVPGVNVGFSSGGTRGISMRGLGDGYTLILIDGKRVNASATTLRHYNGDLDWVPIEAIERIEVVRGPMSTLYGSDALGGVINIITKKGSDHWTGSLTTEFLLPDSSATGKTRRLNGYISGPIIDDVLGFTAFGNISKKNSDNGAAADDIAVPDGSDNFDLTGRLTFTPSADQTFDLELGHGRERYKPYLAEGVTDTSKTEIERTTASLRHVGEWDIGTSTTTGFFEQATNNNRVSSEEITSRNYTFDSKLALTPFDYFWTHNVIVGGEFRYEELDDPVNLGKENSLTGSSGEALASVFTGALFAEDEIEFTEAFRMTAGLRYDYHEQFGSHFSPRTYFTYDLTDALTFKTGWAQAFKAPNLRQLDPNWVTTSRGRGCGAVGGPCEMVGNPDLEPETSNSFEAGFYYDDGAWQASATYFFNDVKNKITSARVASLILGDGTKYVQQINVDRARSQGIEGSLTIPIHPDWTWTNAFTYLLESKNLETGMPLSADPEYAIHTEMTWQARENLSFTASLDWYGKQVDYVEVTETLTAQNVKPYSNVNFSTKYDINDNFTMKAGVNNIFDSQPESSSNYKENGRTYFVSLTSKF; this is translated from the coding sequence ATGAAAATGGGGCGATCGAACTACTTTGCAACCGGATACGGCGGCGTCGCCGGACGGCCAAATTTAAAGTGGTTCAGACTCTCGCGACGATTGACGATTCTAACATTCTTGTCGTGCACCCCGATTCATTCGACACTCTTTGCTCAGGATCGAACGGCGGACGATACCTCGACCGTGCTTGAAACGATCGTCATTACGGCAGGTGGTTATGAGCAGGACATAAAGCGCGCGCCCGCGAGCGTCTCCGTAATCAGTGAAGATCAATTAAAGAAGAAAGCAATCGCTGACATCTCGGAAGCAATTCGTACAGTGCCCGGGGTTAATGTCGGCTTCAGTAGCGGCGGCACGCGGGGGATCAGCATGCGCGGTCTAGGGGATGGGTACACACTGATCTTGATCGATGGCAAGCGCGTCAACGCCAGCGCCACCACGCTGCGCCACTACAATGGTGATCTCGATTGGGTGCCGATCGAAGCGATCGAGAGGATTGAAGTCGTTCGGGGTCCAATGTCAACGCTCTATGGTTCTGATGCGCTTGGGGGTGTCATCAATATTATCACGAAAAAAGGCAGCGATCATTGGACAGGATCGTTGACGACGGAGTTCCTTCTTCCCGACAGCAGCGCTACCGGTAAGACACGGCGACTGAATGGCTATATCAGCGGTCCGATCATCGATGACGTGCTGGGCTTTACGGCCTTTGGAAACATCAGCAAGAAGAACTCTGATAATGGCGCAGCAGCCGACGACATCGCCGTGCCGGATGGGAGCGATAACTTCGACCTGACTGGACGTCTCACCTTCACGCCTTCTGCCGACCAAACATTCGATCTGGAACTCGGCCATGGTCGAGAACGCTACAAGCCTTATCTTGCAGAAGGTGTGACCGACACCAGTAAAACCGAAATCGAGCGAACGACGGCCTCTCTTCGTCATGTCGGGGAGTGGGACATTGGCACATCGACAACGACTGGCTTTTTTGAACAGGCCACAAATAACAATCGCGTGTCGAGCGAAGAGATTACGTCACGTAACTATACATTCGACAGCAAGCTCGCGCTGACACCGTTCGATTATTTCTGGACGCATAACGTGATTGTCGGTGGAGAGTTCCGGTATGAAGAGCTTGATGATCCGGTCAATCTTGGCAAGGAGAACTCGTTGACCGGTTCAAGCGGGGAAGCACTCGCAAGTGTTTTCACCGGTGCACTCTTCGCCGAGGACGAAATCGAGTTTACCGAGGCCTTCCGGATGACCGCCGGGCTGCGCTACGACTATCACGAGCAGTTTGGTTCGCATTTCAGTCCGAGAACTTACTTTACTTATGACCTGACAGATGCCTTGACCTTCAAGACGGGCTGGGCGCAAGCGTTCAAGGCTCCCAATCTGAGGCAACTCGATCCCAACTGGGTTACGACCTCCCGCGGCCGCGGTTGTGGAGCGGTCGGTGGGCCATGCGAAATGGTCGGCAACCCCGATCTTGAACCAGAAACGAGCAACAGTTTCGAGGCCGGCTTCTATTATGACGACGGTGCCTGGCAGGCGAGCGCCACCTACTTCTTCAACGACGTCAAGAACAAGATCACGTCCGCGCGGGTTGCTTCTCTCATCCTCGGTGACGGCACGAAATACGTTCAGCAGATCAACGTAGACCGTGCCCGCTCTCAAGGGATAGAGGGCAGCCTGACAATACCGATCCATCCTGACTGGACGTGGACGAACGCTTTCACGTACCTGCTGGAGTCAAAGAACCTGGAAACAGGAATGCCCCTGTCGGCGGATCCTGAATACGCGATCCATACGGAGATGACGTGGCAGGCACGCGAAAATCTTAGCTTTACCGCGTCGTTGGACTGGTATGGCAAACAGGTTGACTATGTGGAGGTAACGGAAACCTTGACCGCACAGAACGTCAAGCCCTATTCCAACGTCAACTTTTCCACAAAATATGACATCAATGACAATTTCACGATGAAGGCTGGCGTCAACAATATCTTCGACTCCCAGCCCGAGAGCTCATCGAACTATAAGGAAAATGGCCGGACCTATTTTGTCTCGTTGACAAGCAAGTTCTGA
- a CDS encoding TetR/AcrR family transcriptional regulator has product MFFEHGYAAASIDAVIERIGGSKRNIYTTFGSKEGLFTALVSENAEQIFGPLLTAGPVRKGLEETLTDFATRLLNIFMSRRMIGVYRVVVSEASRLPDLAANFYRNGPDRGADWVADILKEAQGRGEIHVDDPKSAAQQFIGILRGNLYMEIVLGLRKPLDPEEIARAAGSAVDLFLNGVKARI; this is encoded by the coding sequence GTGTTTTTCGAGCACGGCTATGCCGCGGCCAGCATCGACGCGGTAATCGAACGCATCGGTGGCTCGAAGCGGAACATTTACACCACGTTCGGCAGCAAGGAGGGGCTGTTCACCGCTTTGGTCTCGGAGAACGCGGAACAGATATTCGGCCCCCTGCTGACCGCGGGGCCGGTGCGCAAGGGGCTGGAGGAAACGCTGACGGATTTCGCGACGCGGCTTCTGAACATCTTCATGTCCCGCAGGATGATCGGCGTCTATCGCGTGGTCGTCAGCGAAGCCTCGCGCCTGCCCGATCTTGCGGCCAACTTTTACAGGAACGGCCCCGACCGCGGCGCCGACTGGGTTGCCGACATCCTGAAAGAGGCTCAGGGCCGCGGTGAGATCCACGTCGATGATCCCAAGTCCGCCGCGCAGCAGTTTATCGGAATCCTACGCGGAAATCTCTACATGGAGATCGTCCTCGGTTTGAGAAAGCCTCTGGACCCCGAGGAAATCGCCCGGGCCGCCGGCTCGGCGGTGGACCTCTTCCTGAACGGTGTGAAGGCGAGAATCTGA
- a CDS encoding glycosyl transferase family protein — protein MGDMKAVKRPHGGLIHLNRVKLLFILDTLLREGSVGAAAKSMGVQISAMSRMLSELREHYGDAIFDRTGRGMRPTEFAESLRLRVRGLAEEAEDLLLRRISQEEAVSATKQAGREWLQQAVISAPPLAVTHGERLEATPSPRGTARRLATIGHNAEPHRRLAKYIATTAPGPGRSRPLGIKEAEDALGIILRGEADPIQIGALLMTMQYRGLTASELAGFVRAIRHQIVIRVPGRLQPHLDWPAYLSPKWREPLWFMHSVRLVAMAGYRVVIHGNFGSGSEGGKLEAAARDAGISVCLTSKDAVEAFTEGNLAYVPLGALAYQVQAQLALYPLLEMRTPLHSAVHLMNPLNAKTTLVGAADNASRDLYRQVAHLLDMERVSVIGSTRDFAQVPPGRATQIFRLVHGRDVDVRIEARRTTRSGSAKLLTQREYWAAVWSGGARDQEAEDCILHTAAVALMSLSDDPHSSFIDALEQARSLWVRRTG, from the coding sequence ATGGGAGACATGAAAGCGGTAAAAAGACCGCATGGCGGGCTTATCCATCTTAACCGGGTCAAGCTGCTATTCATCCTTGATACGTTGCTAAGAGAGGGGAGTGTAGGTGCGGCCGCCAAAAGCATGGGAGTTCAGATTTCTGCGATGAGCCGCATGTTATCGGAGCTGCGAGAGCACTACGGCGATGCGATATTCGACCGTACTGGTCGAGGTATGCGACCGACGGAGTTTGCGGAATCGTTACGCCTGAGGGTCCGTGGACTGGCTGAGGAAGCCGAGGATCTTCTTCTCCGTCGGATATCTCAGGAGGAAGCCGTCAGTGCCACCAAACAGGCGGGTCGAGAGTGGCTGCAGCAAGCCGTAATATCTGCCCCTCCTCTCGCCGTTACACATGGCGAGCGGCTTGAAGCGACGCCGTCTCCGCGCGGTACGGCCCGTCGATTGGCAACGATTGGTCACAATGCGGAACCGCACCGGCGTCTGGCGAAGTACATCGCTACCACAGCCCCTGGACCTGGCCGAAGCCGACCACTTGGAATAAAAGAAGCGGAGGATGCGCTTGGAATAATTTTGCGAGGTGAGGCCGATCCGATACAGATTGGCGCGCTTCTCATGACGATGCAGTATAGAGGCCTCACGGCTTCGGAGCTTGCGGGTTTTGTTCGAGCCATTCGCCACCAAATAGTCATCCGTGTTCCCGGACGCCTTCAGCCCCACCTGGACTGGCCAGCCTATCTCTCCCCGAAATGGCGAGAGCCGCTATGGTTCATGCATTCCGTTCGTCTCGTTGCGATGGCAGGATATCGGGTTGTGATCCATGGAAACTTTGGAAGCGGTAGCGAGGGCGGCAAACTGGAAGCCGCAGCCAGAGATGCAGGTATTTCTGTTTGCCTGACGTCGAAGGATGCAGTTGAAGCATTCACTGAAGGTAACCTTGCCTATGTGCCACTGGGTGCTCTGGCCTACCAGGTTCAGGCGCAACTTGCTCTCTACCCTTTACTCGAAATGCGCACGCCACTTCATAGTGCTGTACACCTGATGAACCCGCTGAATGCAAAAACGACGCTGGTTGGAGCTGCCGACAATGCCAGTCGTGATCTTTATCGGCAAGTGGCGCACCTCCTGGACATGGAAAGGGTGTCGGTTATCGGTTCGACCCGCGATTTCGCACAGGTTCCGCCGGGGCGGGCGACGCAAATTTTCCGCCTCGTCCACGGGCGTGATGTTGATGTCCGTATTGAGGCGCGTCGAACGACCAGATCTGGCTCCGCCAAACTGCTGACACAAAGGGAATATTGGGCGGCAGTTTGGTCAGGTGGCGCTCGAGATCAGGAAGCGGAGGACTGCATTCTTCACACCGCGGCGGTCGCCCTTATGAGCTTGTCCGACGATCCCCACTCCAGCTTCATCGACGCTCTCGAACAGGCTAGGTCGCTCTGGGTTCGGCGCACCGGCTGA